The Archangium primigenium genomic interval AGACGCTGCGCTGGGGGCGGGTGCACTTGAAGGGGTGCCGGTTCACGGGCCGGTTCACGGGCAACGACTTCGGCTTTCGCGAGGAGCCCCCCGACACGTGGAAGGTGGGCGGCATCGAGGACTGCGACTTCTCGTCGGCGCGGCTGCATGGGTGCCGCTTCTCCAACTGCGACATGCGCACCCTCCAGCTGCCGCGCTGGCCGTGCTTCACCCTGATGAATCCCCGGGAGCACGCGGAAGCACTGGGCCGGTTGGAATGGCCCGGCCAGTTCGGGCTGGTCATCGCGGGGCTCGCCACGGCGCTCGAAGGCTCGGTGGCGGAGACCTGGCACGCGCCCACGCTGGCCGAGAAGCTGGGCACGACCCCCGAGGCCCTGCGCACGGCACTGGAGCGCGTGCCGTGCGTCGTCCTGTAAGGGCGGCCTAGAAGTACTTCTTGCGCTTGCTGCTCGGCAGGATGTTGAGCACCTCGCGGTACTTGGCCACCGTGCGCCGGGCGATCTCCGTGCCCTGGGCCTTGAGCAGCTCCACGAGCTTCTGGTCCGAGTAGGGGTTGCGCGAGTCTTCCTGCGCCACGAGCTGCTTGATGTGGTGCTTGACCGCCTCGCTCGCCGTGTCCTCACCGGACACGCGCGCGATGGACGAGTTGAAGAAGTACTTGAGCTCGAAGATGCCCTGGGGCGTGTGCACGTACTTGTTCGTCGTCACGCGCGACACCGTGGACTCGTGCATCCCGATGTCCTCGGCCACGTCCCGGAGGATGAGCGGCTTGAGGTGCGCGATGCCCTGGTCGAGGAACTCGCGCTGGAACTTCACGATGCTCTCGGTGACCTTGAAGATGGTGCGCTGGCGCTGGTGGATGGAGCGGATGAGCCATTGGG includes:
- a CDS encoding pentapeptide repeat-containing protein, producing MTTNIHYENREIEGERLDFSKGTLYWIGPNVTLRGCTLRLNVASRGLHLLSARMIDCTLHAPSELKTLRWGRVHLKGCRFTGRFTGNDFGFREEPPDTWKVGGIEDCDFSSARLHGCRFSNCDMRTLQLPRWPCFTLMNPREHAEALGRLEWPGQFGLVIAGLATALEGSVAETWHAPTLAEKLGTTPEALRTALERVPCVVL